The following are encoded together in the Xiphophorus hellerii strain 12219 chromosome 3, Xiphophorus_hellerii-4.1, whole genome shotgun sequence genome:
- the cdca3 gene encoding cell division cycle-associated protein 3, producing MGTSESKMAVPADAKPQPVIKKTHVSHLIDPRSPSAGIDRSPIQVCGKESSSAAAVKSECPLAVNDPRSPTFGITRTPVREIMRATVGSFARRLGMLFHNEAEGKVPEGPQKHHSDPVDEVHEDEELASTEPLLSPRRATDFSSLAEHANLLATPASQVFVGNSSPFELLWDPQVGVEIETEANISLEEAEEARETPLHKRLSMSLITCHEGATSSQVFAEIHHESRAFSEPDVEKDQVVDGVDHVYALSSVTVQPKEAEETKSPLPPSEQPDTPSPEQVPVCTGIRCPTFDIKSPSQLEFKPQWLGKGFGATGLRSRGVQGNKGSSSPLAVHVAVKNISNENKGQSGKLKQKGTEGRSPLQILKETNSPRDQRSQAKLKVSNQSKQRLGQMDRRVLTVSLDKENH from the exons ATGGGAACAAGTGAGAGCAAGATGGCTGTGCCTGCAGATGCAAAACCACAACCAGTCATCAAAAAGACTCATGTGAGCCATCTGATAGATCCACGCTCTCCCTCTGCTGGGATTGATCGATCACCCATTCAG GTTTGTGGAAAGGAGTCcagctctgctgcagctgtgaaaAGCGAGTGCCCCCTGGCTGTAAACGATCCCCGCTCGCCTACCTTTGGTATCACCCGCACCCCTGTGAGGGAAATCATGAGag CAACCGTCGGATCCTTTGCCCGCCGCCTGGGCATGCTCTTCCACAACGAGGCTGAAGGCAAAGTCCCTGAAGGTCCTCAGAAACACCACAGTGATCCAGTTGATGAGGTCCATGAGGATGAGGAGCTGGCCTCCACAGAGCCGCTTCTCAGTCCACGCAGAGCAACTGACTTTAGCTCTCTAGCCGAACATGCAAACCTCTTGGCCACCCCAGCTTCTCAGGTGTTCGTTGGCAACTCGAGTCCCTTTGAGCTTCTCTGGGATCCTCAGGTGGGAGTGGAGATCGAAACGGAAGCGAATATTAGCCTGGAGGAGGCAGAAGAAGCAAGGGAGACCCCGTTGCACAAGAGGCTGAGCATGAGCCTGATAACATGCCATGAGGGGGCAACTTCATCTCAGGTGTTTGCTGAGATTCACCATGAAAGTCGTGCTTTCTCAGAACCTGATGTGGAAAAGGACCAAGTTGTGGACGGCGTGGATCATGTGTACGCCCTTTCCTCTGTTACAGTCCAGCCAAAGGAAGCAGAGGAAACCAAATCTCCTTTGCCTCCCTCAGAGCAACCAGATACCCCCAGTCCAGAGCAGGTACCTGTGTGCACAGGAATACGCTGCCCCACCTTTGACATAAAGAGCCCCAGTCAGCTGGAGTTCAAGCCGCAGTGGTTGGGGAAAGGTTTCGGTGCCACTGGGCTGAGATCCAGAGGAGTTCAGGGGAACAAAGGAAGCTCCTCTCCTCTTGCTGTCCATGTGGCAGTAAAGAACATCAGCAACGAAAACAAGGGGCAGTCtggaaaactgaagcaaaaag GTACTGAGGGTCGCTCTCCCCTTCAGATCCTTAAGGAGACCAACTCTCCCCGTGACCAACGTTCTCAG GCGAAGCTGAAGGTGTCCAATCAGTCCAAGCAGAGACTTGGACAGATGGACCGCAGGGTGCTGACAGTTTCTCTGGACAAggagaaccactga
- the gnb3a gene encoding guanine nucleotide-binding protein G(I)/G(S)/G(T) subunit beta-3a has protein sequence MGEMEQLRKEAESLKDQITAARKGVQDTTLQEAAAGITVVGRIQMKTRKTLRGHLAKIYAMHWSTDSRLCVSASQDGKLIVWDSVTTNKVNAIPLKSSWVMTCAYAPSGNLVACGGLDNMCSIYNLKGKDGNVKVMRELAAHTGYLSCCRFISDTEIITSSGDCTCILWDIETGTQKTVYAGHQGDCMSLAVAPDFKFFISGACDFTAKLWDIREGTCRQTFGGHESDVNAIGFFPNGNAVITGSDDATCKLFDLRADQELITYQDSGIMCGVTSLAPSLSGRLILAGYDDFNVNIWDTLKAERVGVLAGHDNRVSCIGVPADGMACCTGSWDSFLKIWN, from the exons ATGGGTGAAATGGAGCAGCTGAGAAAGGAGGCAGAAAGCCTCAAAGATCAGATCACT GCGGCCCGTAAGGGAGTGCAGGACACCACCCTGCAGGAGGCGGCAGCGGGGATCACTGTGGTGGGGCGCATCCAGATGAAGACCAGGAAGACGCTACGGGGTCACCTGGCCAAGATCTACGCCATGCACTGGTCCACCGACTCCAG gtTGTGCGTCAGCGCCTCACAGGACGGAAAACTCATCGTGTGGGACAGCGTCACAACCAACAAG GTGAACGCCATCCCGCTGAAGTCGTCCTGGGTGATGACGTGTGCCTACGCGCCCTCAGGAAACCTGGTGGCCTGCGGCGGCCTGGACAACATGTGCTCCATCTACAACCTGAAGGGGAAGGATGGGAACGTCAAGGTGATGCGAGAGCTGGCCGCACACACAG GTTATCTTTCCTGCTGCCGCTTCATCAGCGACACTGAGATCATCACCAGCTCAGGCGACTGCACCTG cataCTCTGGGACATTGAGACAGGGACCCAGAAGACTGTTTATGCCGGACACCAAGGAGACTGCATGTCCCTGGCCGTAGCGCCAGACTTTAAGTTTTTCATCTCAGGAGCATGTGACTTTACGGCGAAGCTGTGGGACATCAGGGAGGGCACCTGCAGACAGACCTTCGGAGGCCATGAGAGTGATGTCAATGCCATTGGG TTTTTTCCCAATGGTAACGCAGTGATAACAGGATCAGACGACGCCACCTGTAAACTGTTTGACCTGCGGGCTGACCAGGAGCTCATCACCTACCAGGACTCCGGCATCATGTGCGGCGTCACCTCCCTGGCCCCGTCCCTGTCCGGCCGGCTGATACTGGCTGGCTACGACGACTTCAATGTGAACATCTGGGACACGCTGAAGGCTGAGAGAGTGG GGGTGTTGGCCGGTCACGACAACAGAGTGAGCTGCATTGGCGTGCCTGCAGATGGCATGGCCTGCTGCACGGGATCCTGGGACAGTTTCCTCAAGATATGGAACTGA